One segment of Papaver somniferum cultivar HN1 unplaced genomic scaffold, ASM357369v1 unplaced-scaffold_137, whole genome shotgun sequence DNA contains the following:
- the LOC113334592 gene encoding probable pectinesterase 55, with protein MGGVGDDRSSYCSGGGCGTGTGRGDDGSVCPITALGLLQFSAWPSRLQQLKVRAIDILDLLLNCDKMIFGIAAIDCDSSIPAINITVALPVGAANFTSIQGAVNYVPENNNQWFRILVQAGDYSEQVAVNRSCIILEGDSHGGTTIKFNAHDTPLDSPTFYLTQEAENFVAKYINFKNIFNYAKYRFDGYNRMMNGKRGMNDPEIKPAVAALVMGDKASFYYCNFYGVQDTLWDQQGRHFYQNCRIEGLCDFIWGNAQSYYEISHNCHLVSQGAGYITAQGMETEDQPTGFVFNGGIVSGIGPTYLGRAYRGHSRVIFNGTSFDSNVINPLGWSSWDYTGHEANFTYVEASCDARLNKQGKEMEKILDSTEIKKFITYSFINDPEQWINNNNLPY; from the exons ATGGGTGGCGTTGGTGATGATAGATCAAGTTATTGTAGCGGTGGTGGTTGTGGTACTGGTACAGGTCGCGGTGATGATGGCAGTGTTTGTCCG ATCACGGCTTTAGGCTTGCTTCAGTTTTCGGCCTGGCCTTCAAGATTGCAGCAGTTGAAG GTACGGGCCATTGATATTCTGGATCTATTGCTTAATTGCGATAAAATGATTTTTGGGATCGCAG CTATTGACTGTGATAGTAGTATCCCGGCTATTAACATCACTGTTGCTTTACCGGTTGGAGCTGCAAATTTTACCAGCATTCAAGGTGCCGTCAATTATGTTCCAGAAAACAATAATCAATGGTTTCGAATACTTGTTCAGGCCGGCGACTATAG TGAACAAGTGGCAGTTAATAGGTCATGTATCATACTCGAAGGTGATAGCCATGGAGGTACTACCATTAAATTCAATGCTCATGATACACCTTTGGACAGTCCGACTTTCTACTTGACACAGGAGGCCGAGAATTTTGTCGCCAAGTATATAAATTTCAAG AACATATTCAACTACGCAAAATACCGGTTTGACGGATATAATAGAATGATGAACGGCAAACGGGGTATGAATGACCCTGAAATAAAACCGGCTGTCGCAGCTTTGGTAATGGGAGATAAAGCTTCATTCTACTATTGCAATTTCTATGGAGTTCAGGATACACTTTGGGATCAGCAAGGCCGCCATTTTTACCAAAATTGTCGTATTGAGGGTCTATGCGATTTCATTTGGGGCAATGCACAGTCTTATTACGAAATAAGTCAT AACTGCCATTTGGTATCACAAGGGGCGGGCTACATAACAGCTCAAGGTATGGAAACAGAAGATCAACCAACTGGGTTCGTGTTCAATGGAGGAATAGTATCGGGGATCGGTCCGACATACCTTGGAAGAGCTTATAGAGGTCATTCGCGTGTCATATTTAATGGTACAAGCTTTGACTCCAACGTTATCAATCCATTAGGATGGTCGTCCTGGGATTACACCGGTCACGA AGCCAATTTTACATACGTGGAAGCAAGTTGTGATGCAAGATTAAATAAACAGGGGAAAGAAATGGAAAAGATCCTTGATTCAACAGAAATCAAAAAGTTCATCACTTACTCTTTCATCAATGACCCAGAAcaatggatcaacaacaacaacctacCCTATTAG
- the LOC113334927 gene encoding GDSL esterase/lipase At4g16230-like, translating into MGSISLYFRVLVVLQCYVVFCLAKDLPAMFIFGDSLVEAGNNNYIVSLSKANYAPNGIDFGKPTGRYTNKRTIVDVIGQEFGYDYYIPPYLDPTTVGDVVLKGVNYASGGGGILNRTGYIFGGRINMDAQIDNFANTRQDIISSIGSVAASKLLEKAFVGIIMGSNDFLDNYLVPAIVGMPPETSPEEFVDSLITTFRPQLTRLYHLGTRKIVVSNVGPIGCTPYQRDFNPPKAGDSCVESSNHLAKLFNTKLKSLIIELNSNLPGSKFLYANVYDVFNDVVVNYKSYGFENPSSGCCHLAGKHGGIVPCGPPCNVCPDRSKYVFWDAYHPSDACNVIIAQKLVNGDTNAIYPMNLRQLFLSSV; encoded by the exons ATGGGTAGCATAAGTTTATACTTCCGTGTACTTGTTGTTCTCCAATGTTATGTTGTGTTTTGTTTAGCTAAGGATCTACCAGCCATGTTCATTTTTGGGGATTCTTTGGTTGAAGCTGGAAACAATAACTACATTGTGTCTCTTTCTAAAGCTAATTATGCACCAAATGGGATTGATTTTGGGAAACCTACCGGGCGTTATACCAATAAACGGACTATTGTTGACGTTAtag GTCAAGAGTTTGGATACGATTATTACATTCCTCCTTACCTGGATCCTACTACAGTTGGAGATGTTGTTTTGAAGGGAGTTAACTATGCATCTGGAGGTGGTGGTATTCTTAACAGAACTGGCTATATATTC GGTGGTAGAATCAACATGGATGCACAAATCGATAACTTCGCCAACACTAGACAAGATATTATCTCGAGTATCGGTTCTGTGGCTGCCTCTAAACTCTTGGAGAAAGCTTTTGTGGGTATCATAATGGGTTCAAACGATTTCCTCGACAATTACTTGGTTCCGGCCATTGTAGGAATGCCTCCAGAGACATCGCCAGAAGAGTTTGTCGATTCTCTGATCACCACGTTTCGACCACAACTAACG AGACTGTACCACTTGGGTACTAGAAAGATTGTAGTTTCAAATGTTGGTCCTATTGGTTGCACCCCATACCAAAGAGATTTTAACCCACCAAAAGCAGGTGATTCTTGTGTTGAATCGTCGAATCACTTGGCGAAGCTATTCAACACCAAACTGAAGAGCCTTATCATAGAGCTGAACTCAAATCTTCCTGGATCTAAATTTTTGTATGCAAATGTGTACGACGTTTTCAATGATGTGGTCGTAAACTATAAATCTTATG GTTTTGAGAACCCAAGTTCTGGATGTTGCCATCTCGCGGGTAAGCATGGAGGAATCGTTCCGTGTGGTCCGCCATGCAATGTTTGTCCCGATCGATCCAAATATGTATTCTGGGATGCATACCATCCATCTGATGCTTGTAATGTCATTATTGCACAGAAACTGGTAAATGGCGATACTAACGCCATATACCCGATGAACCTTCGACAACTCTTCTTAAGTAGTGTTTAG